The following proteins are co-located in the Streptomyces bottropensis ATCC 25435 genome:
- the dnaJ gene encoding molecular chaperone DnaJ, whose amino-acid sequence MATDFYAVLGVRRDASQDEIKKAFRRLARELHPDVNPDPKTQERFKEINAAYEVLSDPQKKQVYDLGGDPLSQAGGGAGGFGAGGFGNFSDIMDAFFGTASQRGPRSRTRRGQDAMIRLEIDLDEAAFGTTKDIQVDTAIVCTTCSGEGAAPGTTAQTCDMCRGRGEVSQVTRSFLGQVMTSRPCPQCQGFGTIVPNPCPECAGDGRVRSRRTLTVKIPAGVDNGTRIQLAGEGEVGPGGGPAGDLYVEIHELPHSTFQRRGDDLHCTVTIPMTAASLGTKVPLETLDGLEEVDIRPGTQSGQSIPLHGRGVTHLRGGGRGDLIVHVEVQTPTKLDPEQEALLRQLAVLRGEERPTGQFQPGQQGLFSRLKDAFNGR is encoded by the coding sequence GTGGCCACGGACTTTTACGCCGTGCTCGGCGTGCGCCGCGATGCGTCCCAGGACGAGATCAAGAAGGCGTTCCGGAGGCTCGCGCGCGAGCTGCACCCGGACGTCAATCCCGATCCGAAGACACAGGAGCGGTTCAAGGAGATCAACGCCGCCTACGAGGTGTTGTCGGACCCGCAGAAGAAGCAGGTCTACGACCTCGGCGGCGACCCCCTGTCCCAGGCGGGCGGCGGCGCGGGCGGCTTCGGCGCCGGCGGCTTCGGGAACTTCTCGGACATCATGGACGCCTTCTTCGGTACGGCGTCGCAGCGGGGTCCCCGCTCGCGCACGCGCCGGGGACAGGACGCGATGATCCGGCTGGAGATCGACCTCGACGAGGCGGCCTTCGGCACGACGAAGGACATCCAGGTCGACACCGCCATCGTCTGCACGACGTGCAGCGGCGAGGGCGCGGCCCCGGGCACGACCGCCCAGACCTGTGACATGTGCCGGGGCCGTGGTGAGGTCTCGCAGGTCACGCGGTCCTTCCTCGGCCAGGTCATGACCTCCCGGCCCTGCCCGCAGTGCCAGGGGTTCGGCACGATCGTCCCCAACCCGTGCCCCGAGTGCGCGGGCGACGGACGGGTGCGGTCGCGGCGGACGCTCACGGTCAAGATCCCGGCCGGTGTGGACAACGGCACGCGGATCCAGCTCGCCGGTGAGGGCGAGGTCGGGCCCGGCGGCGGTCCCGCCGGTGATCTCTACGTCGAGATCCACGAGCTGCCGCACTCGACGTTCCAGCGGCGCGGAGACGATCTGCACTGCACGGTGACGATCCCGATGACGGCGGCGTCGCTCGGCACGAAGGTGCCGCTGGAGACGCTGGACGGTCTGGAGGAGGTCGACATCCGGCCCGGGACCCAGTCCGGGCAGTCGATCCCGTTGCACGGCCGGGGTGTCACGCATCTGCGGGGCGGCGGCCGGGGCGATCTCATCGTCCACGTCGAGGTGCAGACGCCGACGAAGCTGGATCCCGAGCAGGAGGCGCTGCTGCGGCAGCTCGCGGTGCTTCGTGGTGAGGAGCGGCCCACGGGGCAGTTCCAGCCCGGGCAGCAGGGGCTGTTCTCCCGGCTGAAGGACGCGTTCAACGGGCGTTAG